One Corynebacterium efficiens YS-314 DNA segment encodes these proteins:
- the dtd gene encoding D-aminoacyl-tRNA deacylase, which produces MKAVLTRVSSASVTVGDEVVGSIDCPETGGLLALVGVGAADEPDAWETMVRKIAELRILDNEKSVSDVGAPVLLVSQFTLMGKTARGRRPSWSDAAAGGIAEPVMRRIATGLRERGIHVEEGRFGAMMKVASVNEGPFTVLVEC; this is translated from the coding sequence ATGAAAGCCGTATTGACACGGGTGAGTTCCGCGAGTGTGACCGTCGGGGACGAGGTGGTCGGTTCCATCGACTGCCCCGAGACCGGAGGGCTGCTGGCACTGGTCGGGGTCGGTGCCGCAGATGAACCAGACGCCTGGGAGACGATGGTGCGTAAGATAGCGGAGCTGCGCATTCTGGATAATGAGAAATCAGTCAGTGATGTGGGCGCGCCGGTGCTGCTCGTCAGCCAATTCACACTGATGGGGAAAACGGCCCGCGGCCGTCGCCCCTCCTGGTCCGATGCGGCGGCAGGCGGGATCGCGGAACCGGTCATGCGCAGGATCGCCACCGGCCTGCGGGAACGGGGCATCCACGTCGAGGAGGGACGTTTCGGGGCGATGATGAAGGTGGCCTCGGTCAACGAGGGCCCTTTCACAGTGTTGGTGGAGTGCTGA
- a CDS encoding sigma-70 family RNA polymerase sigma factor, whose protein sequence is MTQPSTQDLNLTGDDREVDLGSRRGQTNDNPSQDLVRVYLNGIGKTALLTAEDEVELAQTIEVGLYAEYKLKHSDEPLTRAMKRDLKVLAKEGKKARAHLLEANLRLVVSLAKRYTGRGMPLLDLIQEGNLGLIRAMEKFDYTKGFKFSTYATWWIRQAITRGMADQSRTIRLPVHLVEQVNKLSRIKREMYQHLGREATNEELAEESGIEESKIEMLLRQSRDPVSLDMPVGADEEAPLGDFIEDSEATDAETAVVASMRHSDIRSVLSTLEQREQDVIRLRYGLEDGVPRTLDQIGRRFGLSRERVRQIEREVMSKLRDGERAAKLREYAV, encoded by the coding sequence ATGACTCAACCGTCCACGCAGGATCTCAATCTAACCGGCGATGATCGCGAGGTTGACCTCGGAAGCAGGCGAGGCCAGACCAACGATAACCCTTCGCAGGACCTTGTTCGCGTTTACCTCAACGGCATCGGCAAAACCGCACTGCTCACTGCCGAGGATGAGGTCGAGCTCGCCCAGACCATCGAGGTCGGCCTGTATGCAGAATACAAGCTCAAGCATTCCGACGAACCCCTCACCCGCGCCATGAAGCGCGACCTGAAAGTGCTGGCCAAGGAGGGCAAAAAGGCACGCGCCCACCTGCTGGAGGCCAACCTACGCCTGGTGGTGTCCCTGGCCAAGCGTTACACCGGCCGTGGCATGCCACTTCTGGATCTCATCCAGGAAGGCAACCTCGGCCTGATCCGGGCCATGGAGAAATTCGACTACACCAAGGGCTTCAAGTTCTCCACCTACGCCACCTGGTGGATCCGCCAGGCGATCACCCGCGGCATGGCTGATCAGTCCCGCACCATCCGCCTGCCCGTCCATCTCGTGGAGCAGGTGAACAAGCTCTCCCGCATCAAGCGCGAGATGTATCAGCACCTCGGCCGTGAAGCCACCAATGAGGAACTGGCGGAGGAATCCGGTATTGAGGAATCGAAGATCGAGATGTTGCTGCGCCAGTCCCGTGATCCAGTGAGCCTGGATATGCCGGTCGGTGCTGATGAGGAGGCACCCCTGGGTGACTTCATCGAGGATTCCGAGGCAACCGACGCTGAGACCGCCGTGGTCGCCTCCATGCGCCATTCCGATATCCGCTCGGTGCTCAGCACCCTGGAGCAGCGTGAACAGGATGTCATCCGTCTGCGCTACGGTCTGGAGGACGGTGTTCCACGCACCCTTGATCAGATCGGACGCCGTTTCGGTCTCTCCCGCGAGCGTGTACGCCAGATTGAGCGGGAAGTCATGAGCAAACTCCGCGACGGTGAGCGGGCGGCGAAACTCCGCGAATACGCCGTTTAA